A region of Ovis canadensis isolate MfBH-ARS-UI-01 breed Bighorn chromosome 19, ARS-UI_OviCan_v2, whole genome shotgun sequence DNA encodes the following proteins:
- the TTLL3 gene encoding tubulin monoglycylase TTLL3 isoform X5: MGRLRNAKIHVERAVKKKIFMIQGRYPVIRCLLRQRGWVEKKMVHHLGTSLPQPHKDLDSSVMGDSDTTEEEDEDEEEAFRPPQLFDFDELLEFDDLHGKHALMSRMVRNEIPYFIWTTRRDILDCRFLSKDQMINHYARAGSFTTKVGLCLNLRNLPWFDEADADSFFPRCYRLGAEDDKKAFIEDFWLTAARNVLKLVVKCEWKSNSVDEGEAPRDKKPKKQEKKPVLVSPEFVDEALCACEEHLNNLAHMDIDKDVEAPLHLSPEGWSLFLQRYYQVVHEGAELRYLDTQVQRCEDILQQLRAVVPQMDMEGDRNIWIVKPGAKSRGRGIMCMDHLEEMLKLVDCNPMMMKDGKWVVQKYIERPLLIFGTKFDLRQWFLVTDWNPLTVWFYRDSYIRFSTQPFSLKNLDNSVHLCNNSIQKHLENSCHRHPLLPADNMWSSQKFQAHLQETGAPNAWSTVIVPGMKAAVIHALQTSQDTVQCRKASFELYGADFVFGEDFQPWLIEINASPTMAPSTAVTARLCAGVQADTLRVVIDRRLDRNCDTGAFELIYKQPAVEVPQYVGIRLLVEGSTIKKPLAMMSHRRMAVRPALPHLLAPRGSGESKDSGSPIHRSASRKVAGARSLGHTEKPDSTATTSAPGKGKKGKAKSATAQVRPNLRKWDTPSTRMSCIFTMTLASRDRHPHSLNRLPLSLKNPQALGKTLPPKHPRASRQLLPVLQATPNHLGLPPPTAPPESHR, translated from the exons ATGGGCCGGCTCAGAAACGCCAAGATCCACGTGGAGAGAGCTGTCAAG AAGAAGATCTTTATGATCCAAGGTCGCTACCCTGTGATCCGTTGCCTCTTGCGCCAAAGGGGCTGGGTAGAGAAGAAGATGGTTCATCACTTGGGTACCTCTTTGCCACAACCACATAAGGATCTGGACAGCTCAGTAATGGGTGACAGTGACACGACGGAGGAAG AGGATGAAGATGAGGAGGAGGCATTCCGGCCACCACAGCTGTTTGACTTTGATGAGTTATTGGAATTTGACGACCTACATGGGAAACACGCTCTGATG tcaCGTATGGTTCGGAACGAGATCCCCTACTTCATCTGGACTACTCGTCGGGACATCCTGGACTGTCGCTTCCTCTCCAAGGATCAGATGATAAACCACTATGCTCGGGCAGGCTCCTTTACCACAAAG GTGGGTCTGTGTCTCAATCTCCGGAATTTGCCATGGTTCGATGAGGCTGATGCTGACTCCTTCTTCCCGCGCTGCTACCGCCTGGGGGCTGAGGATGACAAAAAGGCCTTCATAG AGGACTTCTGGCTGACAGCTGCCCGCAACGTTCTCAAGCTGGTGGTAAAGTGCGAGTGGAAGTCAAACTCTGTCGATGAAGGAGAGGCCCCAA GAGACAAGAAGCCAAAGAAACAGGAGAAGAAGCCAGTGTTGGTGTCCCCAGAGTTTGTGGATGAGGCTCTGTGTGCCTGCGAGGAGCACCTTAACAACCTGGCACATATGGACATCGACAAGGATGTGGAGGCCCCGCTCCACCTGAGCCCTGAGGGCTGGTCCCTCTTTCTCCAGCGCTACTACCAAGTGGTCCA CGAGGGGGCAGAACTCAGGTACCTCGACACTCAGGTCCAGCGCTGTGAGGACATCCTGCAGCAGCTGCGGGCTGTGGTGCCCCAGATGGACATGGAAGGAGATCGCAACATCTGGATCGTGAAGCCGGGAGCCAAGTCCCGTGGACGAG GTATCATGTGCATGGACCACCTGGAGGAAATGCTGAAGCTGGTGGACTGCAACCCCATGATGATGAAGGACGGCAAGTGGGTGGTGCAGAAGTATATCGAGCGGCCCTTGCTCATCTTTGGCACCAAATTTGATCTGAGGCAGTGGTTCCTGGTGACCGACTGGAACCCACTTACTGTGTGGTTCTACCGTGACAGCTACATCCGCTTCTCCACACAGCCCTTCTCCCTGAAGAACCTGGACAA CTCTGTGCACCTGTGCAACAACTCCATCCAGAAGCACCTGGAGAATTCATGCCACCGGCACCCACTGCTGCCTGCAGACAACATGTGGTCAAGCCAGAAATTCCAGGCCCACCTGCAGGAGACGGGGGCCCCGAACGCCTGGTCCACTGTCATCGTGCCCGGCATGAAGGCCGCAGTGATCCACGCCCTGCAGACCTCCCAGGACACTGTGCAATGTCGGAAGGCCAGCTTCGAGCTCTACGGTGCTGACTTTGTGTTCGGTGAGGACTTCCAGCCCTGGCTGATTGAGATCAATGCCAGCCCCACCATGGCACCCTCCACAGCTGTCACCGCCAGGCTCTGTGCCGGTGTGCAGGCAGACACCCTGCGTGTGGTCATCGACCGGCGACTGGACCGCAACTGTGACACGGGGGCCTTCGAGCTCATCTACAAGCAG CCTGCTGTGGAGGTGCCCCAGTATGTGGGTATCCGGCTTCTAGTAGAGGGCTCCACCATCAAGAAGCCCCTGGCGATGATGAGTCACCGGCGGATGGCCGTCCGCCCAGCCCTCCCTCACCTGCTGGCCCCGAGAGGCTCTGGGGAAAGCAAGGACTCAGGAAGCCCCATCCACAGGTCAGCTTCTAGGAAAGTTGCTGGGGCCAGAAGCCTGGGGCACACTGAGAAGCCAGATTCCACTGCTACCACCTCAGCCCCTGGAAAGGGGAAGAAAGGCAAGGCGAAAAGTGCCACAGCCCAGGTCCGCCCCAATCTCCGGAAGTGGGACACCCCCAGCACGAGGATGAGCTGCATTTTTACCATGACCTTAGCTAGCAGGGACAGGCATCCCCACTCTTTGAACAGATTGCCATTGAGTCTGAAGAACCCCCAGGCCCTGGGTAAGACCCTTCCCCCCAAACACCCCAGGGCCTCAAGACAACTTCTTCCTGTTCTCCAAGCCACTCCTAACCACCTGGGTTtgcccccacccacagccccaccagAGAGTCACCGGTAG
- the TTLL3 gene encoding tubulin monoglycylase TTLL3 isoform X4, whose protein sequence is MGRLRNAKIHVERAVKQKKIFMIQGRYPVIRCLLRQRGWVEKKMVHHLGTSLPQPHKDLDSSVMGDSDTTEEEDEDEEEAFRPPQLFDFDELLEFDDLHGKHALMSRMVRNEIPYFIWTTRRDILDCRFLSKDQMINHYARAGSFTTKVGLCLNLRNLPWFDEADADSFFPRCYRLGAEDDKKAFIEDFWLTAARNVLKLVVKCEWKSNSVDEGEAPRDKKPKKQEKKPVLVSPEFVDEALCACEEHLNNLAHMDIDKDVEAPLHLSPEGWSLFLQRYYQVVHEGAELRYLDTQVQRCEDILQQLRAVVPQMDMEGDRNIWIVKPGAKSRGRGIMCMDHLEEMLKLVDCNPMMMKDGKWVVQKYIERPLLIFGTKFDLRQWFLVTDWNPLTVWFYRDSYIRFSTQPFSLKNLDNSVHLCNNSIQKHLENSCHRHPLLPADNMWSSQKFQAHLQETGAPNAWSTVIVPGMKAAVIHALQTSQDTVQCRKASFELYGADFVFGEDFQPWLIEINASPTMAPSTAVTARLCAGVQADTLRVVIDRRLDRNCDTGAFELIYKQPAVEVPQYVGIRLLVEGSTIKKPLAMMSHRRMAVRPALPHLLAPRGSGESKDSGSPIHRSASRKVAGARSLGHTEKPDSTATTSAPGKGKKGKAKSATAQVRPNLRKWDTPSTRMSCIFTMTLASRDRHPHSLNRLPLSLKNPQALGKTLPPKHPRASRQLLPVLQATPNHLGLPPPTAPPESHR, encoded by the exons ATGGGCCGGCTCAGAAACGCCAAGATCCACGTGGAGAGAGCTGTCAAG CAGAAGAAGATCTTTATGATCCAAGGTCGCTACCCTGTGATCCGTTGCCTCTTGCGCCAAAGGGGCTGGGTAGAGAAGAAGATGGTTCATCACTTGGGTACCTCTTTGCCACAACCACATAAGGATCTGGACAGCTCAGTAATGGGTGACAGTGACACGACGGAGGAAG AGGATGAAGATGAGGAGGAGGCATTCCGGCCACCACAGCTGTTTGACTTTGATGAGTTATTGGAATTTGACGACCTACATGGGAAACACGCTCTGATG tcaCGTATGGTTCGGAACGAGATCCCCTACTTCATCTGGACTACTCGTCGGGACATCCTGGACTGTCGCTTCCTCTCCAAGGATCAGATGATAAACCACTATGCTCGGGCAGGCTCCTTTACCACAAAG GTGGGTCTGTGTCTCAATCTCCGGAATTTGCCATGGTTCGATGAGGCTGATGCTGACTCCTTCTTCCCGCGCTGCTACCGCCTGGGGGCTGAGGATGACAAAAAGGCCTTCATAG AGGACTTCTGGCTGACAGCTGCCCGCAACGTTCTCAAGCTGGTGGTAAAGTGCGAGTGGAAGTCAAACTCTGTCGATGAAGGAGAGGCCCCAA GAGACAAGAAGCCAAAGAAACAGGAGAAGAAGCCAGTGTTGGTGTCCCCAGAGTTTGTGGATGAGGCTCTGTGTGCCTGCGAGGAGCACCTTAACAACCTGGCACATATGGACATCGACAAGGATGTGGAGGCCCCGCTCCACCTGAGCCCTGAGGGCTGGTCCCTCTTTCTCCAGCGCTACTACCAAGTGGTCCA CGAGGGGGCAGAACTCAGGTACCTCGACACTCAGGTCCAGCGCTGTGAGGACATCCTGCAGCAGCTGCGGGCTGTGGTGCCCCAGATGGACATGGAAGGAGATCGCAACATCTGGATCGTGAAGCCGGGAGCCAAGTCCCGTGGACGAG GTATCATGTGCATGGACCACCTGGAGGAAATGCTGAAGCTGGTGGACTGCAACCCCATGATGATGAAGGACGGCAAGTGGGTGGTGCAGAAGTATATCGAGCGGCCCTTGCTCATCTTTGGCACCAAATTTGATCTGAGGCAGTGGTTCCTGGTGACCGACTGGAACCCACTTACTGTGTGGTTCTACCGTGACAGCTACATCCGCTTCTCCACACAGCCCTTCTCCCTGAAGAACCTGGACAA CTCTGTGCACCTGTGCAACAACTCCATCCAGAAGCACCTGGAGAATTCATGCCACCGGCACCCACTGCTGCCTGCAGACAACATGTGGTCAAGCCAGAAATTCCAGGCCCACCTGCAGGAGACGGGGGCCCCGAACGCCTGGTCCACTGTCATCGTGCCCGGCATGAAGGCCGCAGTGATCCACGCCCTGCAGACCTCCCAGGACACTGTGCAATGTCGGAAGGCCAGCTTCGAGCTCTACGGTGCTGACTTTGTGTTCGGTGAGGACTTCCAGCCCTGGCTGATTGAGATCAATGCCAGCCCCACCATGGCACCCTCCACAGCTGTCACCGCCAGGCTCTGTGCCGGTGTGCAGGCAGACACCCTGCGTGTGGTCATCGACCGGCGACTGGACCGCAACTGTGACACGGGGGCCTTCGAGCTCATCTACAAGCAG CCTGCTGTGGAGGTGCCCCAGTATGTGGGTATCCGGCTTCTAGTAGAGGGCTCCACCATCAAGAAGCCCCTGGCGATGATGAGTCACCGGCGGATGGCCGTCCGCCCAGCCCTCCCTCACCTGCTGGCCCCGAGAGGCTCTGGGGAAAGCAAGGACTCAGGAAGCCCCATCCACAGGTCAGCTTCTAGGAAAGTTGCTGGGGCCAGAAGCCTGGGGCACACTGAGAAGCCAGATTCCACTGCTACCACCTCAGCCCCTGGAAAGGGGAAGAAAGGCAAGGCGAAAAGTGCCACAGCCCAGGTCCGCCCCAATCTCCGGAAGTGGGACACCCCCAGCACGAGGATGAGCTGCATTTTTACCATGACCTTAGCTAGCAGGGACAGGCATCCCCACTCTTTGAACAGATTGCCATTGAGTCTGAAGAACCCCCAGGCCCTGGGTAAGACCCTTCCCCCCAAACACCCCAGGGCCTCAAGACAACTTCTTCCTGTTCTCCAAGCCACTCCTAACCACCTGGGTTtgcccccacccacagccccaccagAGAGTCACCGGTAG
- the TTLL3 gene encoding tubulin monoglycylase TTLL3 isoform X3 — protein sequence MAAAHSTLTGQQCLGSLVLWRGFSKASQHMGRLRNAKIHVERAVKQKKIFMIQGRYPVIRCLLRQRGWVEKKMVHHLGTSLPQPHKDLDSSVMGDSDTTEEEDEDEEEAFRPPQLFDFDELLEFDDLHGKHALMSRMVRNEIPYFIWTTRRDILDCRFLSKDQMINHYARAGSFTTKVGLCLNLRNLPWFDEADADSFFPRCYRLGAEDDKKAFIEDFWLTAARNVLKLVVKCEWKSNSVDEGEAPRDKKPKKQEKKPVLVSPEFVDEALCACEEHLNNLAHMDIDKDVEAPLHLSPEGWSLFLQRYYQVVHEGAELRYLDTQVQRCEDILQQLRAVVPQMDMEGDRNIWIVKPGAKSRGRGIMCMDHLEEMLKLVDCNPMMMKDGKWVVQKYIERPLLIFGTKFDLRQWFLVTDWNPLTVWFYRDSYIRFSTQPFSLKNLDNSVHLCNNSIQKHLENSCHRHPLLPADNMWSSQKFQAHLQETGAPNAWSTVIVPGMKAAVIHALQTSQDTVQCRKASFELYGADFVFGEDFQPWLIEINASPTMAPSTAVTARLCAGVQADTLRVVIDRRLDRNCDTGAFELIYKQPAVEVPQYVGIRLLVEGSTIKKPLAMMSHRRMAVRPALPHLLAPRGSGESKDSGSPIHRSASRKVAGARSLGHTEKPDSTATTSAPGKGKKGKAKSATAQVRPNLRKWDTPSTRMSCIFTMTLASRDRHPHSLNRLPLSLKNPQALGKTLPPKHPRASRQLLPVLQATPNHLGLPPPTAPPESHR from the exons ATGGCAGCTGCTCACTCAACCCTCACAGGACAGCAATGCCTGG GTTCTCTTGTCCTTTGGCGAGGATTCTCCAAGGCGTCTCAACACATGGGCCGGCTCAGAAACGCCAAGATCCACGTGGAGAGAGCTGTCAAG CAGAAGAAGATCTTTATGATCCAAGGTCGCTACCCTGTGATCCGTTGCCTCTTGCGCCAAAGGGGCTGGGTAGAGAAGAAGATGGTTCATCACTTGGGTACCTCTTTGCCACAACCACATAAGGATCTGGACAGCTCAGTAATGGGTGACAGTGACACGACGGAGGAAG AGGATGAAGATGAGGAGGAGGCATTCCGGCCACCACAGCTGTTTGACTTTGATGAGTTATTGGAATTTGACGACCTACATGGGAAACACGCTCTGATG tcaCGTATGGTTCGGAACGAGATCCCCTACTTCATCTGGACTACTCGTCGGGACATCCTGGACTGTCGCTTCCTCTCCAAGGATCAGATGATAAACCACTATGCTCGGGCAGGCTCCTTTACCACAAAG GTGGGTCTGTGTCTCAATCTCCGGAATTTGCCATGGTTCGATGAGGCTGATGCTGACTCCTTCTTCCCGCGCTGCTACCGCCTGGGGGCTGAGGATGACAAAAAGGCCTTCATAG AGGACTTCTGGCTGACAGCTGCCCGCAACGTTCTCAAGCTGGTGGTAAAGTGCGAGTGGAAGTCAAACTCTGTCGATGAAGGAGAGGCCCCAA GAGACAAGAAGCCAAAGAAACAGGAGAAGAAGCCAGTGTTGGTGTCCCCAGAGTTTGTGGATGAGGCTCTGTGTGCCTGCGAGGAGCACCTTAACAACCTGGCACATATGGACATCGACAAGGATGTGGAGGCCCCGCTCCACCTGAGCCCTGAGGGCTGGTCCCTCTTTCTCCAGCGCTACTACCAAGTGGTCCA CGAGGGGGCAGAACTCAGGTACCTCGACACTCAGGTCCAGCGCTGTGAGGACATCCTGCAGCAGCTGCGGGCTGTGGTGCCCCAGATGGACATGGAAGGAGATCGCAACATCTGGATCGTGAAGCCGGGAGCCAAGTCCCGTGGACGAG GTATCATGTGCATGGACCACCTGGAGGAAATGCTGAAGCTGGTGGACTGCAACCCCATGATGATGAAGGACGGCAAGTGGGTGGTGCAGAAGTATATCGAGCGGCCCTTGCTCATCTTTGGCACCAAATTTGATCTGAGGCAGTGGTTCCTGGTGACCGACTGGAACCCACTTACTGTGTGGTTCTACCGTGACAGCTACATCCGCTTCTCCACACAGCCCTTCTCCCTGAAGAACCTGGACAA CTCTGTGCACCTGTGCAACAACTCCATCCAGAAGCACCTGGAGAATTCATGCCACCGGCACCCACTGCTGCCTGCAGACAACATGTGGTCAAGCCAGAAATTCCAGGCCCACCTGCAGGAGACGGGGGCCCCGAACGCCTGGTCCACTGTCATCGTGCCCGGCATGAAGGCCGCAGTGATCCACGCCCTGCAGACCTCCCAGGACACTGTGCAATGTCGGAAGGCCAGCTTCGAGCTCTACGGTGCTGACTTTGTGTTCGGTGAGGACTTCCAGCCCTGGCTGATTGAGATCAATGCCAGCCCCACCATGGCACCCTCCACAGCTGTCACCGCCAGGCTCTGTGCCGGTGTGCAGGCAGACACCCTGCGTGTGGTCATCGACCGGCGACTGGACCGCAACTGTGACACGGGGGCCTTCGAGCTCATCTACAAGCAG CCTGCTGTGGAGGTGCCCCAGTATGTGGGTATCCGGCTTCTAGTAGAGGGCTCCACCATCAAGAAGCCCCTGGCGATGATGAGTCACCGGCGGATGGCCGTCCGCCCAGCCCTCCCTCACCTGCTGGCCCCGAGAGGCTCTGGGGAAAGCAAGGACTCAGGAAGCCCCATCCACAGGTCAGCTTCTAGGAAAGTTGCTGGGGCCAGAAGCCTGGGGCACACTGAGAAGCCAGATTCCACTGCTACCACCTCAGCCCCTGGAAAGGGGAAGAAAGGCAAGGCGAAAAGTGCCACAGCCCAGGTCCGCCCCAATCTCCGGAAGTGGGACACCCCCAGCACGAGGATGAGCTGCATTTTTACCATGACCTTAGCTAGCAGGGACAGGCATCCCCACTCTTTGAACAGATTGCCATTGAGTCTGAAGAACCCCCAGGCCCTGGGTAAGACCCTTCCCCCCAAACACCCCAGGGCCTCAAGACAACTTCTTCCTGTTCTCCAAGCCACTCCTAACCACCTGGGTTtgcccccacccacagccccaccagAGAGTCACCGGTAG
- the TTLL3 gene encoding tubulin monoglycylase TTLL3 isoform X1, with protein sequence MQGGERRGAYPTPTPHLSAGSLVLWRGFSKASQHMGRLRNAKIHVERAVKQKKIFMIQGRYPVIRCLLRQRGWVEKKMVHHLGTSLPQPHKDLDSSVMGDSDTTEEEDEDEEEAFRPPQLFDFDELLEFDDLHGKHALMSRMVRNEIPYFIWTTRRDILDCRFLSKDQMINHYARAGSFTTKVGLCLNLRNLPWFDEADADSFFPRCYRLGAEDDKKAFIEDFWLTAARNVLKLVVKCEWKSNSVDEGEAPRDKKPKKQEKKPVLVSPEFVDEALCACEEHLNNLAHMDIDKDVEAPLHLSPEGWSLFLQRYYQVVHEGAELRYLDTQVQRCEDILQQLRAVVPQMDMEGDRNIWIVKPGAKSRGRGIMCMDHLEEMLKLVDCNPMMMKDGKWVVQKYIERPLLIFGTKFDLRQWFLVTDWNPLTVWFYRDSYIRFSTQPFSLKNLDNSVHLCNNSIQKHLENSCHRHPLLPADNMWSSQKFQAHLQETGAPNAWSTVIVPGMKAAVIHALQTSQDTVQCRKASFELYGADFVFGEDFQPWLIEINASPTMAPSTAVTARLCAGVQADTLRVVIDRRLDRNCDTGAFELIYKQPAVEVPQYVGIRLLVEGSTIKKPLAMMSHRRMAVRPALPHLLAPRGSGESKDSGSPIHRSASRKVAGARSLGHTEKPDSTATTSAPGKGKKGKAKSATAQVRPNLRKWDTPSTRMSCIFTMTLASRDRHPHSLNRLPLSLKNPQALGKTLPPKHPRASRQLLPVLQATPNHLGLPPPTAPPESHR encoded by the exons ATGCAGGGTGGAGAGAGAAGGGGTgcctaccccacccccactccgcATCTTTCTGCAGGTTCTCTTGTCCTTTGGCGAGGATTCTCCAAGGCGTCTCAACACATGGGCCGGCTCAGAAACGCCAAGATCCACGTGGAGAGAGCTGTCAAG CAGAAGAAGATCTTTATGATCCAAGGTCGCTACCCTGTGATCCGTTGCCTCTTGCGCCAAAGGGGCTGGGTAGAGAAGAAGATGGTTCATCACTTGGGTACCTCTTTGCCACAACCACATAAGGATCTGGACAGCTCAGTAATGGGTGACAGTGACACGACGGAGGAAG AGGATGAAGATGAGGAGGAGGCATTCCGGCCACCACAGCTGTTTGACTTTGATGAGTTATTGGAATTTGACGACCTACATGGGAAACACGCTCTGATG tcaCGTATGGTTCGGAACGAGATCCCCTACTTCATCTGGACTACTCGTCGGGACATCCTGGACTGTCGCTTCCTCTCCAAGGATCAGATGATAAACCACTATGCTCGGGCAGGCTCCTTTACCACAAAG GTGGGTCTGTGTCTCAATCTCCGGAATTTGCCATGGTTCGATGAGGCTGATGCTGACTCCTTCTTCCCGCGCTGCTACCGCCTGGGGGCTGAGGATGACAAAAAGGCCTTCATAG AGGACTTCTGGCTGACAGCTGCCCGCAACGTTCTCAAGCTGGTGGTAAAGTGCGAGTGGAAGTCAAACTCTGTCGATGAAGGAGAGGCCCCAA GAGACAAGAAGCCAAAGAAACAGGAGAAGAAGCCAGTGTTGGTGTCCCCAGAGTTTGTGGATGAGGCTCTGTGTGCCTGCGAGGAGCACCTTAACAACCTGGCACATATGGACATCGACAAGGATGTGGAGGCCCCGCTCCACCTGAGCCCTGAGGGCTGGTCCCTCTTTCTCCAGCGCTACTACCAAGTGGTCCA CGAGGGGGCAGAACTCAGGTACCTCGACACTCAGGTCCAGCGCTGTGAGGACATCCTGCAGCAGCTGCGGGCTGTGGTGCCCCAGATGGACATGGAAGGAGATCGCAACATCTGGATCGTGAAGCCGGGAGCCAAGTCCCGTGGACGAG GTATCATGTGCATGGACCACCTGGAGGAAATGCTGAAGCTGGTGGACTGCAACCCCATGATGATGAAGGACGGCAAGTGGGTGGTGCAGAAGTATATCGAGCGGCCCTTGCTCATCTTTGGCACCAAATTTGATCTGAGGCAGTGGTTCCTGGTGACCGACTGGAACCCACTTACTGTGTGGTTCTACCGTGACAGCTACATCCGCTTCTCCACACAGCCCTTCTCCCTGAAGAACCTGGACAA CTCTGTGCACCTGTGCAACAACTCCATCCAGAAGCACCTGGAGAATTCATGCCACCGGCACCCACTGCTGCCTGCAGACAACATGTGGTCAAGCCAGAAATTCCAGGCCCACCTGCAGGAGACGGGGGCCCCGAACGCCTGGTCCACTGTCATCGTGCCCGGCATGAAGGCCGCAGTGATCCACGCCCTGCAGACCTCCCAGGACACTGTGCAATGTCGGAAGGCCAGCTTCGAGCTCTACGGTGCTGACTTTGTGTTCGGTGAGGACTTCCAGCCCTGGCTGATTGAGATCAATGCCAGCCCCACCATGGCACCCTCCACAGCTGTCACCGCCAGGCTCTGTGCCGGTGTGCAGGCAGACACCCTGCGTGTGGTCATCGACCGGCGACTGGACCGCAACTGTGACACGGGGGCCTTCGAGCTCATCTACAAGCAG CCTGCTGTGGAGGTGCCCCAGTATGTGGGTATCCGGCTTCTAGTAGAGGGCTCCACCATCAAGAAGCCCCTGGCGATGATGAGTCACCGGCGGATGGCCGTCCGCCCAGCCCTCCCTCACCTGCTGGCCCCGAGAGGCTCTGGGGAAAGCAAGGACTCAGGAAGCCCCATCCACAGGTCAGCTTCTAGGAAAGTTGCTGGGGCCAGAAGCCTGGGGCACACTGAGAAGCCAGATTCCACTGCTACCACCTCAGCCCCTGGAAAGGGGAAGAAAGGCAAGGCGAAAAGTGCCACAGCCCAGGTCCGCCCCAATCTCCGGAAGTGGGACACCCCCAGCACGAGGATGAGCTGCATTTTTACCATGACCTTAGCTAGCAGGGACAGGCATCCCCACTCTTTGAACAGATTGCCATTGAGTCTGAAGAACCCCCAGGCCCTGGGTAAGACCCTTCCCCCCAAACACCCCAGGGCCTCAAGACAACTTCTTCCTGTTCTCCAAGCCACTCCTAACCACCTGGGTTtgcccccacccacagccccaccagAGAGTCACCGGTAG